In one window of Neofelis nebulosa isolate mNeoNeb1 chromosome 15, mNeoNeb1.pri, whole genome shotgun sequence DNA:
- the LOC131495733 gene encoding LOW QUALITY PROTEIN: olfactory receptor 10J5-like (The sequence of the model RefSeq protein was modified relative to this genomic sequence to represent the inferred CDS: inserted 1 base in 1 codon; deleted 1 base in 1 codon; substituted 1 base at 1 genomic stop codon): protein MQRKNITEVTEFIFLGFSIFGKHQITLSVAFLTIYILTLAGDVVIVTXHLRTPMYFFLSMLASSEAVYTLVIVPQMLFSLILHNQPISWEGCATPMFFFVTLAVNSGLLLTAMGYDRYVAICNPLRYTVVVSKGTCAGLVCGSFGTGLVMAVLHVAAMFHLPFWGTVVDHFFCDIYPVTKLFCTDSTINEMINYGVSSSVILVPLGLIFITYVLIISTSLKIPSARGRKKAFATCTSRLTVVVVHYGCASVIYLKAKSENSIEKDLLSVTYTIITPCXALLLNPVVYSLRNREVRDALRRAVGKNTS, encoded by the exons atgcagagaaagaacatCACAGAAGTGACAGAATTCATCTTCCTGGGATTCTCCATCTTTGGAAAGCACCAGATAACCCTCTCTGTGGCTTTCCTAACCATCTACATTTTAACTCTAGCTGGTGACGTCGTCATTGTGA ATCATCTCCGCactcccatgtacttcttcctgagCATGCTGGCGAGTTCTGAGGCTGTGTACACACTGGTCATTGTCCCACAAATGCTCTTCAGTCTCATTCTTCATAACCAGCCCATCTCCTGGGAAGGCTGTGCAACTCCGATGTTCTTTTTTGTCACCTTGGCCGTAAATAGTGGCTTGTTGCTCACGGCAATGGGCTATGACCGCTATGTGGCTATCTGCAACCCTCTGAGGTACACTGTCGTCGTGAGTAAAGGAACGTGTGCCGGGTTGGTATGTGGGTCCTTTGGCACTGGTCTGGTAATGGCAGTTCTCCACGTAGCAGCCATGTTCCACTTGCCCTTCTGGGGCACAGTGGTGGACCATTTCTTCTGTGACATTTACCCTGTCACGAAGCTTTTTTGCACTGATTCCACTATCAATGAGATGATCAATTATGGTGTCAGTTCCTCTGTGATCCTGGTCCCCCTGGGCTTGATCTTCATCACCTACGTCCTCATCATCTCCACCAGCCTCAAGATCCCCTCCGCCCGGGGCCGGAAGAAGGCCTTTGCCACCTGCACCTCCCGCCTCACGGTGGTCGTCGTCCACTACGGCTGTGCCTCCGTCATCTACCTCAAGGCCAAGTCAGAGAACTCAATAGAAAAAGACCTTCTCTCAGTGACTTATACCATCATCACGCCT TGTTGAGCCCTGTTGTTGAACCCTGTTGTTTACAGTCTGAGGAACAGGGAGGTCAGGGATGCTCTACGCAGAGCCGTGGGCAAAAACACTTCTTAA